One genomic region from Amycolatopsis sp. FBCC-B4732 encodes:
- a CDS encoding glutaredoxin family protein, with the protein MAHEVTVMGREGCHLCEVAEAEVARICGELGVGWRAEDVDTDPEWRAEYGDRVPVILVDGAEHGYWRVEEDRLRRALA; encoded by the coding sequence ATGGCGCACGAAGTGACGGTCATGGGCCGCGAGGGCTGCCACCTCTGCGAGGTCGCGGAGGCCGAGGTCGCGCGGATCTGCGGAGAGCTCGGCGTCGGCTGGCGGGCCGAGGACGTCGACACGGACCCGGAGTGGCGCGCGGAGTACGGCGACCGCGTCCCGGTGATCCTGGTCGACGGCGCCGAGCACGGCTACTGGCGCGTCGAAGAGGACCGCCTGCGGCGCGCGCTGGCCTGA
- a CDS encoding HAD family phosphatase, which produces MEAVCVSAWRGRDKSQELERLAALAGEASAEAAHARVVSEPPSPPAPPDLTAAAFFDVDNTMMMGASIFYFARGLAARKFFTSADLAGFVWGQIKFRLGGRENKEDIKTHRERALSFVAGRTVAELTSISEEIYDELMADKIWSGTRALAQMHLDAGQRVWLVTATPIELAAIISRRLGLTGALGTVAETRDGVYTGRLVGDLLHGRAKAHAVRALASREGLNLKRCTAYSDSANDIPMLSAVGTAVAVNPDGGLRDVARARGWEIRDFRTGRKAAKIGVPSVLGAGALAGAVAAGMAYRRR; this is translated from the coding sequence GTGGAGGCGGTGTGCGTGTCAGCGTGGCGTGGCAGGGATAAGAGTCAGGAGCTGGAACGGCTCGCCGCGCTCGCGGGCGAGGCGTCGGCCGAGGCCGCCCACGCCCGAGTGGTTTCCGAACCCCCCTCGCCGCCCGCACCGCCGGACCTGACCGCGGCGGCGTTCTTCGACGTGGACAACACGATGATGATGGGCGCGTCGATCTTCTACTTCGCCCGCGGGCTCGCCGCGCGCAAGTTCTTCACCTCAGCCGACCTGGCCGGGTTCGTCTGGGGCCAGATCAAGTTCCGGCTCGGCGGCCGCGAGAACAAGGAAGACATCAAGACCCACCGCGAGCGCGCACTGTCCTTTGTGGCCGGCCGCACGGTGGCGGAGCTGACGTCGATCAGCGAAGAGATCTACGACGAGCTGATGGCGGACAAGATCTGGTCCGGCACCCGCGCGCTGGCCCAGATGCACCTGGACGCCGGCCAGCGCGTCTGGCTGGTCACGGCGACCCCGATCGAGCTGGCGGCGATCATCTCCCGCCGGCTCGGCCTCACCGGCGCGCTGGGCACGGTCGCGGAGACGCGTGACGGTGTCTACACGGGACGCTTGGTGGGCGACCTGCTGCACGGCCGCGCGAAGGCGCACGCGGTGCGGGCGCTGGCGTCCCGCGAGGGCCTGAACCTCAAGCGCTGCACGGCGTATTCGGACTCGGCCAACGACATCCCGATGCTGTCGGCGGTGGGCACGGCGGTGGCGGTCAACCCGGACGGCGGCCTGCGCGACGTGGCCCGCGCCCGCGGCTGGGAGATCCGCGACTTCCGCACCGGCCGCAAGGCGGCGAAGATCGGCGTGCCGTCAGTGCTGGGCGCGGGAGCTTTGGCGGGTGCGGTGGCGGCGGGCATGGCCTACCGCCGCCGCTGA
- a CDS encoding sigma-70 family RNA polymerase sigma factor — translation MTVPTAVSRGPVFMFAERVFGRSSTVPVSRQASDDERAEAAKAEAWELVRAAQDGDTSAFGRLYDRYVDVVYRYVLFRLGDRDLAEDVTSETFLRALRRITSVSYQGRDVGAWFVTIARNLVLDHVKSSRFKLEVVTDEVTEPGSAPFSVGATAQAGPEQEAITRATRAELLRCVAELGDDQRECIILRFLQGLSVAETAAIMNRNEGAIKALQHRAVRRLAQLLPTGLR, via the coding sequence ATGACCGTGCCGACCGCCGTGAGCCGCGGGCCCGTCTTCATGTTCGCCGAGCGCGTGTTCGGCCGATCCTCGACGGTGCCGGTGAGCAGGCAGGCGTCCGACGACGAACGCGCCGAGGCCGCGAAGGCCGAGGCGTGGGAGCTCGTGCGCGCCGCGCAGGACGGCGACACGTCCGCCTTCGGCCGCCTCTACGACCGCTACGTCGACGTCGTCTACCGGTACGTGCTGTTCCGGCTCGGCGACCGCGACCTGGCCGAAGACGTCACCAGCGAGACGTTCCTGCGCGCGCTGCGCCGGATCACGTCGGTGAGCTACCAGGGGCGTGACGTCGGCGCCTGGTTCGTCACCATCGCCCGCAACCTCGTGCTCGACCACGTGAAGTCGAGCCGGTTCAAGCTCGAGGTCGTCACCGACGAGGTGACCGAGCCCGGCTCGGCGCCGTTCAGCGTCGGCGCGACCGCGCAGGCGGGCCCCGAGCAGGAGGCCATCACCCGCGCGACCCGCGCCGAGCTGCTGCGCTGCGTCGCGGAACTGGGCGACGACCAGCGGGAATGCATCATCCTGCGGTTCCTGCAGGGCCTGTCGGTGGCGGAGACGGCCGCGATCATGAACCGCAACGAGGGTGCGATCAAGGCGCTCCAGCACCGGGCGGTACGCCGATTGGCACAACTTCTGCCCACCGGATTGCGCTGA
- a CDS encoding DUF5667 domain-containing protein codes for MRFARERAEIDRFARALEPSPVRRDGEFADELVLVGALRDLGAAGAPDLETRQRIRAEIAGRLETAAATPRRRWRPRTADLVAAALFLVLVLSGLTLVLSRSALPGDALYSVKRAGESTALGLTFGDQAKAQKHLEFATNRITELGELAREDASQADYRTAYDDFAADLKAGVAQLATVATSDGGGAQALADVRLWARNQAARLTSQPLPADATPVFGDVRDLLGKVQERTSGLVARLNCYEITTGTSDELGLLPATGECTARPAPAAGEQPSSGPSSSVPGESTAPLATGTQLPPSDAAATPGIPAPTGGVTPPPVYSGPTTSTRPPSTTPATSTPPLVSIPPLLPGLPPIVIG; via the coding sequence GTGAGGTTTGCGCGTGAGCGAGCCGAGATCGACCGGTTCGCGCGTGCCCTGGAGCCGTCCCCGGTACGCCGGGACGGCGAGTTCGCCGACGAACTGGTTCTCGTCGGCGCGCTGCGCGACCTCGGTGCGGCCGGGGCGCCCGACCTGGAAACCCGGCAGCGGATCCGCGCGGAGATCGCGGGCCGCCTGGAGACGGCGGCGGCCACCCCGCGTCGGAGGTGGCGGCCGCGGACCGCCGACCTGGTGGCCGCCGCGCTCTTCCTGGTCCTGGTCCTCTCGGGCCTGACGCTGGTGCTGTCCCGGAGCGCGTTGCCCGGTGACGCGCTGTACAGCGTGAAGCGCGCCGGGGAGTCGACGGCGCTGGGCCTGACGTTCGGCGACCAGGCCAAGGCGCAGAAGCACCTGGAGTTCGCCACCAACCGGATCACCGAGCTCGGCGAGCTGGCCAGGGAAGACGCGAGCCAGGCCGACTACCGGACCGCCTACGACGACTTCGCCGCCGACCTGAAGGCGGGCGTCGCCCAGCTGGCCACGGTGGCCACCAGCGACGGCGGCGGGGCGCAGGCACTCGCCGACGTCCGGCTGTGGGCGCGCAACCAGGCGGCGCGGCTGACCTCGCAGCCGCTCCCGGCCGACGCGACGCCGGTGTTCGGCGACGTCCGCGACCTGCTGGGCAAGGTCCAGGAGCGCACGAGCGGGCTGGTGGCGCGGCTGAACTGCTACGAGATCACCACCGGCACGTCCGACGAGCTGGGGCTGCTCCCGGCGACCGGCGAGTGCACGGCCCGGCCGGCCCCGGCCGCGGGCGAGCAGCCGTCGTCCGGGCCGTCGTCGTCGGTGCCGGGCGAAAGCACCGCACCGCTCGCGACGGGCACGCAGCTGCCGCCTTCGGACGCGGCGGCCACCCCGGGCATCCCGGCCCCGACCGGCGGCGTGACGCCCCCGCCGGTGTACAGCGGCCCGACGACGAGCACGCGGCCGCCGTCGACCACCCCGGCGACGTCGACGCCGCCGCTGGTTTCGATCCCGCCGTTGCTGCCGGGCCTGCCGCCGATCGTGATCGGCTGA
- a CDS encoding AMP-binding protein, protein MSAPEGTTSGVGGLLSRAAATWPDHPAVRETGTGRVLTHRQLEAAAQVQAQVLADAGVEPGDPVALRLPTSADFAVAFFGALRAGAVVVPLSPQVPGPELGKLIEHSGAKVVIQRDAEAELPAGVSGLTPPGGPDGVVEFVDAGRAGEDIAVVSYTSGTTGPPRGVMLSHRALLANLEQISGVEGVLEHDDRVLLTIPLFHVYGLGPGLLQAVAVGATAVLSERFEAQRTLADCAELGVTTITGVPTMYAEFAALGADELRQGLATVRRMTSGAAPLHPKVLGAIREATGLDVFEGYGLTECAPVVTSTLVTGYPKPGSVGRPLPGIELRLVDSDGTDQAVPLDPDDVDDVFEAEGETGLVSIRGANLFSGYWPDGEHGPDAEGWFRTGDVGYLDVDGDLHLVDRANDLIIVNGFNVFPREVEEVIGQLPEVAEAAVVGVVDERSGEAVKAFVVPAAGAALSEQQVVDHCAGHLAGYKVPHLVEFAESLPHSATGKLRRLRLR, encoded by the coding sequence GTGAGTGCTCCAGAGGGGACGACGTCGGGTGTCGGTGGGCTGCTCTCGCGGGCCGCGGCCACGTGGCCGGACCACCCGGCCGTGCGCGAAACCGGAACCGGCCGCGTCCTGACCCACCGGCAGCTCGAAGCCGCCGCCCAGGTCCAGGCCCAGGTGCTCGCGGACGCGGGGGTCGAGCCCGGCGACCCGGTCGCGCTGCGGCTGCCGACGTCGGCCGACTTCGCGGTCGCGTTCTTCGGCGCGCTGCGCGCGGGCGCGGTCGTCGTGCCGCTGTCGCCGCAGGTGCCCGGCCCGGAACTCGGGAAGCTGATCGAGCACAGCGGTGCCAAGGTTGTCATCCAGCGCGACGCCGAAGCGGAATTGCCGGCCGGGGTGAGCGGGCTCACGCCGCCGGGTGGCCCGGATGGAGTAGTCGAATTCGTCGATGCCGGCCGGGCCGGTGAGGACATCGCGGTCGTTTCCTACACCTCGGGCACCACCGGGCCGCCGCGCGGCGTGATGCTCTCGCACCGCGCGCTGCTGGCGAACCTGGAGCAGATCAGCGGCGTCGAAGGCGTCCTGGAGCACGACGACCGCGTGCTGCTCACCATCCCGCTCTTCCACGTCTACGGCCTCGGGCCCGGCCTGCTGCAGGCCGTCGCCGTCGGCGCGACCGCCGTCCTGTCGGAGCGCTTCGAGGCGCAGCGCACCCTGGCCGACTGCGCCGAACTCGGCGTCACCACGATCACCGGTGTCCCGACCATGTACGCCGAGTTCGCCGCGCTCGGCGCCGACGAACTGCGCCAGGGCCTGGCCACCGTCCGGCGGATGACCTCGGGCGCCGCACCGCTGCACCCGAAGGTGCTGGGCGCGATCCGCGAGGCGACCGGCCTCGACGTCTTCGAGGGCTACGGCCTCACCGAATGCGCGCCGGTGGTGACGTCGACGCTGGTCACGGGCTACCCGAAGCCGGGCTCCGTCGGGCGGCCGCTGCCCGGGATCGAGCTGCGGCTGGTCGACAGCGACGGCACCGACCAGGCCGTGCCGCTCGACCCGGATGACGTCGACGACGTCTTCGAGGCCGAGGGCGAGACCGGGCTGGTGTCGATCCGCGGCGCGAACCTCTTCTCCGGCTACTGGCCCGACGGCGAGCACGGGCCCGACGCCGAGGGCTGGTTCCGCACCGGTGATGTCGGCTACCTCGACGTCGACGGCGACCTGCACCTGGTCGACCGGGCCAACGACCTGATCATCGTCAACGGCTTCAACGTCTTCCCGCGCGAGGTCGAGGAGGTCATCGGGCAGCTGCCGGAGGTGGCCGAGGCCGCGGTCGTCGGGGTCGTCGACGAGCGCAGCGGCGAAGCGGTGAAGGCGTTCGTGGTGCCAGCGGCCGGCGCGGCGCTGTCCGAGCAGCAGGTCGTCGACCACTGCGCGGGCCACCTGGCCGGGTACAAGGTGCCGCACCTGGTCGAGTTCGCCGAGTCGCTGCCGCACTCGGCCACCGGGAAGCTGCGCCGCCTGCGGCTGCGGTAA